A part of Cotesia glomerata isolate CgM1 linkage group LG4, MPM_Cglom_v2.3, whole genome shotgun sequence genomic DNA contains:
- the LOC123263652 gene encoding another transcription unit protein isoform X1 — MSSPRSQGSPARSYSSRSSGSKSRSPSPRSASPASNASNASVRSHQSNHSNHSNHSRSSRAASPGSRRSSPKSRHSNSRSRSRSRSRSASAASNNSNNRSSRSRSATPRSRSGSPRNDQGSPGSKKSRSRSRSGSRSRSASPGSNKGDRSRSGSPGSAKGDRSRSGSPVSAKSDRSRSGSPESPKNRSRSGSPGSPKNRSRSGSPGSPKNRSRSGSPGSPKNRSRSGSPGSPKNRSRSGSPGSVKNQRSRSGSPESVKNRSRSGSPGSVKNRSRSGSPESPKNRSRSRSGSPGSPKDQRSRSGSPRSPKDQRSRSGSPVSKPRGSKSPEGEAKSGYDSDEEVAKRKLADLEATESDVEAKKAKRHRALIDSDSEEETPAKTVKPTADALFGDASDISSDEEKKSPKSRSRSRSKSRSKSRSRSKSRSRSRSRSRSRSLSRGRSEERQEDPEDKEKEDEPEPPPETRIDVLIPKITTDLGKEIHFVKLPNFLSVETRPFDHETYEDEIDEEETLDEEGRARLKLKVENTIRWREEFGEDGKPVKESNARFVRWSDGSMSLHLGSEIFDVYKQPLQGDHNHLYIRQGTGLQGQAVFRTKLTFRPHSTDSFTHKKMTMSLADRSQKLQGIKVLSTVGHNPDQNRYELIKKEEEKLRMALKNQGKTKKTGSGRGAGRSASYAADAYNDDGSDDEGAISLAAIKSKHKKGGAVATKVSASNIYSSDEEGSDFETTRPRKSVKGKVLKESDEESNASSNSGSESGGDNEKADADSD; from the exons ATGTCGAGCCCAAGATCCCAAGGTTCTCCAGCGCGATCATACTCCAGCAGGTCCAGCGGCTCCAAGTCCAGGAGTCCAAGTCCAAGATCAGCGTCTCCAGCTTCAAACGCCTCGAACGCTTCTGTACGCAGCCACCAGAGCAACCACAGCAATCACAGCAACCACAGCCGCTCCAGCAGAGCAGCTTCTCCAGGAAGCAGACGGTCCTCACCCAAGAGCCGCCACTCAAACTCCAGGTCCAGGTCTAGATCAAGATCCAGGTCTGCTTCTGCAGCGAGTAATAATTCAAACAATCGCAGCTCTCGCAGCAGATCAGCGACTCCCAGGTCCAGGTCAGGAAGTCCCAGGAATGACCAAGGAAGTCCTGGAAGCAAGAAGTCCAGGTCCAGGTCTAGGTCTGGATCTAGGTCCAGGTCTGCTTCTCCAGGGAGTAATAAAGGAGACAGGTCTAGATCTGGGAGTCCTGGAAGTGCGAaag gtgATAGATCACGTTCAGGATCACCAGTAAGTGCCAAAAGTGATAGATCAAGATCCGGATCTCCAGAAAGTCCTAAAAATAGATCCAGATCTGGATCTCCAGGAAGTCCTAAAAATAGATCTAGATCAGGATCTCCAGGAAGTCCTAAAAATAGATCTAGATCAGGATCTCCAGGAAGTCCTAAAAATAGATCTAGATCAGGATCTCCAGGAAGTCCTAAAAACAGATCTAGATCAGGATCTCCAGGAAGTGTTAAAAATCAAAGATCTAGATCAGGATCTCCAGAAAGTGTCAAAAATAGATCTAGATCAGGATCTCCAGGAAGTGTTAAAAATAGATCTAGATCAGGATCTCCAGAAAGTCCTAAAAATAGATCAAGATCTAGATCAGGATCTCCTGGAAGTCCAAAAGATCAAAGATCAAGATCAGGATCTCCAAGAAGTCCAAAAGATCAAAGATCAAGATCAGGATCTCCAGTGAGCAAGCCGAGAGGCTCAAAATCTCCAGAAGGAGAAGCAAAATCCGGATATGACAGCGATGAAGAAGTCGCTAAGCGAAAACTCGCCGACCTGGAAGCGACTGAGTCGGACGTGGAGGCAAAGAAAGCAAAGCGCCACCGAGCGTTGATCGACAGCGACTCCGAAGAAGAGACACCAGCGAAGACTGTCAAGCCAACAGCAGATGCGCTCTTCGGAGACGCTTCGGACATCAGCTCTGATGAGGAGAAAAAGTCTCCCAAGTCGAGGTCCAGGTCGAGGTCCAAGTCTAGGTCCAAGTCTAGATCCAGGTCCAAGTCTAGGTCAAGATCTAGGTCCAGGTCCAGGTCCAGGAGTCTCAGCCGTGGGCGCAGCGAGGAGCGCCAGGAAGACCCGGAGGACAAGGAGAAGGAAGACGAGCCTGAACCTCCGCCTGAGACCAGGATTGATGTCCTCATTCCGAAGATTACCACCGACCTTGGCAAGGAAATTCACTTTGTCAAGCTTCCTAATTTCTTGTCTGTTGAGACCAGGCCCTTTGACCATGAGACCTATGAGGATGAGATTGATGAAGAGGAGACCCTCGATGAGGAGGGTAGGGCCAGGTTGAAGCTCAAGGTCGAGAATACTATCAGGTGGAGGGAAGAGTTTGGGGAGGATGGCAAACCTGTCAAGGAAAGCAACGCTAGGTTTGTTAG ATGGTCAGATGGCAGCATGAGTCTCCACTTAGGTTCAGAAATCTTCGACGTGTACAAACAGCCGCTGCAGGGCGACCACAACCACCTGTACATCCGTCAAGGAACCGGTTTGCAAGGTCAAGCGGTCTTTAGGACAAAGTTGACCTTCAGACCGCACTCTACAGATTCCTTCACCCACAAGAAGATGACCATGTCTTTGGCCGACAGGTCCCAGAAGCTTCAGGGAATAAAAGTGCTCAGCACAGTGGGCCACAACCCGGACCAAAACAGGTACGAGCTCATTAAAAAGGAAGAGGAAAAGCTCAGGATGGCGCTGAAGAACCAGGGGAAGACCAAGAAGACTGGCAGTGGCCGAGGTGCTGGCAGGAGTGCCAGCTATGCTGCTGATGCCTATAATGATGATGGTTCTGATGATGAAGGCGCTATTTCGCTGGCTGCTATTAAGAGCAAACATAAAAAAGGCGGTGCAGTTGCTACTAAAG tgTCTGCATCAAATATTTACTCGTCGGACGAAGAAGGATCTGACTTTGAAACAACCAGACCTCGGAAGAGTGTCAAAGGCAAGGTGTTGAAGGAATCTGATGAAGAATCTAATGCTAGTTCTAATAGTGGCTCTGAAAGCGGTGGAGATAATGAAAAGGCTGATGCTGATAGTGATTAG
- the LOC123263652 gene encoding another transcription unit protein isoform X3 produces MSSPRSQGSPARSYSSRSSGSKSRSPSPRSASPASNASNASVRSHQSNHSNHSNHSRSSRAASPGSRRSSPKSRHSNSRSRSRSRSRSASAASNNSNNRSSRSRSATPRSRSGSPRNDQGSPGSKKSRSRSRSGSRSRSASPGSNKGDRSRSGSPGSAKGDRSRSGSPVSAKSDRSRSGSPESPKNRSRSGSPGSPKNRSRSGSPGSPKNRSRSGSPGSPKNRSRSGSPGSPKNRSRSGSPGSVKNQRSRSGSPESVKNRSRSGSPGSVKNRSRSGSPESPKNRSRSRSGSPGSPKDQRSRSGSPMSKPRGSKSPEGEAKSGYDSDEEVAKRKLADLEATESDVEAKKAKRHRALIDSDSEEETPAKTVKPTADALFGDASDISSDEEKKSPKSRSRSRSKSRSKSRSRSKSRSRSRSRSRSRSLSRGRSEERQEDPEDKEKEDEPEPPPETRIDVLIPKITTDLGKEIHFVKLPNFLSVETRPFDHETYEDEIDEEETLDEEGRARLKLKVENTIRWREEFGEDGKPVKESNARFVRWSDGSMSLHLGSEIFDVYKQPLQGDHNHLYIRQGTGLQGQAVFRTKLTFRPHSTDSFTHKKMTMSLADRSQKLQGIKVLSTVGHNPDQNRYELIKKEEEKLRMALKNQGKTKKTGSGRGAGRSASYAADAYNDDGSDDEGAISLAAIKSKHKKGGAVATKVSASNIYSSDEEGSDFETTRPRKSVKGKVLKESDEESNASSNSGSESGGDNEKADADSD; encoded by the exons ATGTCGAGCCCAAGATCCCAAGGTTCTCCAGCGCGATCATACTCCAGCAGGTCCAGCGGCTCCAAGTCCAGGAGTCCAAGTCCAAGATCAGCGTCTCCAGCTTCAAACGCCTCGAACGCTTCTGTACGCAGCCACCAGAGCAACCACAGCAATCACAGCAACCACAGCCGCTCCAGCAGAGCAGCTTCTCCAGGAAGCAGACGGTCCTCACCCAAGAGCCGCCACTCAAACTCCAGGTCCAGGTCTAGATCAAGATCCAGGTCTGCTTCTGCAGCGAGTAATAATTCAAACAATCGCAGCTCTCGCAGCAGATCAGCGACTCCCAGGTCCAGGTCAGGAAGTCCCAGGAATGACCAAGGAAGTCCTGGAAGCAAGAAGTCCAGGTCCAGGTCTAGGTCTGGATCTAGGTCCAGGTCTGCTTCTCCAGGGAGTAATAAAGGAGACAGGTCTAGATCTGGGAGTCCTGGAAGTGCGAaag gtgATAGATCACGTTCAGGATCACCAGTAAGTGCCAAAAGTGATAGATCAAGATCCGGATCTCCAGAAAGTCCTAAAAATAGATCCAGATCTGGATCTCCAGGAAGTCCTAAAAATAGATCTAGATCAGGATCTCCAGGAAGTCCTAAAAATAGATCTAGATCAGGATCTCCAGGAAGTCCTAAAAATAGATCTAGATCAGGATCTCCAGGAAGTCCTAAAAACAGATCTAGATCAGGATCTCCAGGAAGTGTTAAAAATCAAAGATCTAGATCAGGATCTCCAGAAAGTGTCAAAAATAGATCTAGATCAGGATCTCCAGGAAGTGTTAAAAATAGATCTAGATCAGGATCTCCAGAAAGTCCTAAAAATAGATCAAGATCTAGATCAGGATCTCCTGGAAGTCCAAAAGATCAAAGATCAAGATCAGGATCTCCAA TGAGCAAGCCGAGAGGCTCAAAATCTCCAGAAGGAGAAGCAAAATCCGGATATGACAGCGATGAAGAAGTCGCTAAGCGAAAACTCGCCGACCTGGAAGCGACTGAGTCGGACGTGGAGGCAAAGAAAGCAAAGCGCCACCGAGCGTTGATCGACAGCGACTCCGAAGAAGAGACACCAGCGAAGACTGTCAAGCCAACAGCAGATGCGCTCTTCGGAGACGCTTCGGACATCAGCTCTGATGAGGAGAAAAAGTCTCCCAAGTCGAGGTCCAGGTCGAGGTCCAAGTCTAGGTCCAAGTCTAGATCCAGGTCCAAGTCTAGGTCAAGATCTAGGTCCAGGTCCAGGTCCAGGAGTCTCAGCCGTGGGCGCAGCGAGGAGCGCCAGGAAGACCCGGAGGACAAGGAGAAGGAAGACGAGCCTGAACCTCCGCCTGAGACCAGGATTGATGTCCTCATTCCGAAGATTACCACCGACCTTGGCAAGGAAATTCACTTTGTCAAGCTTCCTAATTTCTTGTCTGTTGAGACCAGGCCCTTTGACCATGAGACCTATGAGGATGAGATTGATGAAGAGGAGACCCTCGATGAGGAGGGTAGGGCCAGGTTGAAGCTCAAGGTCGAGAATACTATCAGGTGGAGGGAAGAGTTTGGGGAGGATGGCAAACCTGTCAAGGAAAGCAACGCTAGGTTTGTTAG ATGGTCAGATGGCAGCATGAGTCTCCACTTAGGTTCAGAAATCTTCGACGTGTACAAACAGCCGCTGCAGGGCGACCACAACCACCTGTACATCCGTCAAGGAACCGGTTTGCAAGGTCAAGCGGTCTTTAGGACAAAGTTGACCTTCAGACCGCACTCTACAGATTCCTTCACCCACAAGAAGATGACCATGTCTTTGGCCGACAGGTCCCAGAAGCTTCAGGGAATAAAAGTGCTCAGCACAGTGGGCCACAACCCGGACCAAAACAGGTACGAGCTCATTAAAAAGGAAGAGGAAAAGCTCAGGATGGCGCTGAAGAACCAGGGGAAGACCAAGAAGACTGGCAGTGGCCGAGGTGCTGGCAGGAGTGCCAGCTATGCTGCTGATGCCTATAATGATGATGGTTCTGATGATGAAGGCGCTATTTCGCTGGCTGCTATTAAGAGCAAACATAAAAAAGGCGGTGCAGTTGCTACTAAAG tgTCTGCATCAAATATTTACTCGTCGGACGAAGAAGGATCTGACTTTGAAACAACCAGACCTCGGAAGAGTGTCAAAGGCAAGGTGTTGAAGGAATCTGATGAAGAATCTAATGCTAGTTCTAATAGTGGCTCTGAAAGCGGTGGAGATAATGAAAAGGCTGATGCTGATAGTGATTAG
- the LOC123263652 gene encoding another transcription unit protein isoform X4 — translation MSSPRSQGSPARSYSSRSSGSKSRSPSPRSASPASNASNASVRSHQSNHSNHSNHSRSSRAASPGSRRSSPKSRHSNSRSRSRSRSRSASAASNNSNNRSSRSRSATPRSRSGSPRNDQGSPGSKKSRSRSRSGSRSRSASPGSNKGDRSRSGSPGSAKGDRSRSGSPVSAKSDRSRSGSPGSPKNRSRSGSPGSPKNRSRSGSPGSPKNRSRSGSPGSVKNQRSRSGSPESVKNRSRSGSPGSVKNRSRSGSPESPKNRSRSRSGSPGSPKDQRSRSGSPRSPKDQRSRSGSPVSKPRGSKSPEGEAKSGYDSDEEVAKRKLADLEATESDVEAKKAKRHRALIDSDSEEETPAKTVKPTADALFGDASDISSDEEKKSPKSRSRSRSKSRSKSRSRSKSRSRSRSRSRSRSLSRGRSEERQEDPEDKEKEDEPEPPPETRIDVLIPKITTDLGKEIHFVKLPNFLSVETRPFDHETYEDEIDEEETLDEEGRARLKLKVENTIRWREEFGEDGKPVKESNARFVRWSDGSMSLHLGSEIFDVYKQPLQGDHNHLYIRQGTGLQGQAVFRTKLTFRPHSTDSFTHKKMTMSLADRSQKLQGIKVLSTVGHNPDQNRYELIKKEEEKLRMALKNQGKTKKTGSGRGAGRSASYAADAYNDDGSDDEGAISLAAIKSKHKKGGAVATKVSASNIYSSDEEGSDFETTRPRKSVKGKVLKESDEESNASSNSGSESGGDNEKADADSD, via the exons ATGTCGAGCCCAAGATCCCAAGGTTCTCCAGCGCGATCATACTCCAGCAGGTCCAGCGGCTCCAAGTCCAGGAGTCCAAGTCCAAGATCAGCGTCTCCAGCTTCAAACGCCTCGAACGCTTCTGTACGCAGCCACCAGAGCAACCACAGCAATCACAGCAACCACAGCCGCTCCAGCAGAGCAGCTTCTCCAGGAAGCAGACGGTCCTCACCCAAGAGCCGCCACTCAAACTCCAGGTCCAGGTCTAGATCAAGATCCAGGTCTGCTTCTGCAGCGAGTAATAATTCAAACAATCGCAGCTCTCGCAGCAGATCAGCGACTCCCAGGTCCAGGTCAGGAAGTCCCAGGAATGACCAAGGAAGTCCTGGAAGCAAGAAGTCCAGGTCCAGGTCTAGGTCTGGATCTAGGTCCAGGTCTGCTTCTCCAGGGAGTAATAAAGGAGACAGGTCTAGATCTGGGAGTCCTGGAAGTGCGAaag gtgATAGATCACGTTCAGGATCACCAGTAAGTGCCAAAAGTGATAG ATCTAGATCAGGATCTCCAGGAAGTCCTAAAAATAGATCTAGATCAGGATCTCCAGGAAGTCCTAAAAATAGATCTAGATCAGGATCTCCAGGAAGTCCTAAAAACAGATCTAGATCAGGATCTCCAGGAAGTGTTAAAAATCAAAGATCTAGATCAGGATCTCCAGAAAGTGTCAAAAATAGATCTAGATCAGGATCTCCAGGAAGTGTTAAAAATAGATCTAGATCAGGATCTCCAGAAAGTCCTAAAAATAGATCAAGATCTAGATCAGGATCTCCTGGAAGTCCAAAAGATCAAAGATCAAGATCAGGATCTCCAAGAAGTCCAAAAGATCAAAGATCAAGATCAGGATCTCCAGTGAGCAAGCCGAGAGGCTCAAAATCTCCAGAAGGAGAAGCAAAATCCGGATATGACAGCGATGAAGAAGTCGCTAAGCGAAAACTCGCCGACCTGGAAGCGACTGAGTCGGACGTGGAGGCAAAGAAAGCAAAGCGCCACCGAGCGTTGATCGACAGCGACTCCGAAGAAGAGACACCAGCGAAGACTGTCAAGCCAACAGCAGATGCGCTCTTCGGAGACGCTTCGGACATCAGCTCTGATGAGGAGAAAAAGTCTCCCAAGTCGAGGTCCAGGTCGAGGTCCAAGTCTAGGTCCAAGTCTAGATCCAGGTCCAAGTCTAGGTCAAGATCTAGGTCCAGGTCCAGGTCCAGGAGTCTCAGCCGTGGGCGCAGCGAGGAGCGCCAGGAAGACCCGGAGGACAAGGAGAAGGAAGACGAGCCTGAACCTCCGCCTGAGACCAGGATTGATGTCCTCATTCCGAAGATTACCACCGACCTTGGCAAGGAAATTCACTTTGTCAAGCTTCCTAATTTCTTGTCTGTTGAGACCAGGCCCTTTGACCATGAGACCTATGAGGATGAGATTGATGAAGAGGAGACCCTCGATGAGGAGGGTAGGGCCAGGTTGAAGCTCAAGGTCGAGAATACTATCAGGTGGAGGGAAGAGTTTGGGGAGGATGGCAAACCTGTCAAGGAAAGCAACGCTAGGTTTGTTAG ATGGTCAGATGGCAGCATGAGTCTCCACTTAGGTTCAGAAATCTTCGACGTGTACAAACAGCCGCTGCAGGGCGACCACAACCACCTGTACATCCGTCAAGGAACCGGTTTGCAAGGTCAAGCGGTCTTTAGGACAAAGTTGACCTTCAGACCGCACTCTACAGATTCCTTCACCCACAAGAAGATGACCATGTCTTTGGCCGACAGGTCCCAGAAGCTTCAGGGAATAAAAGTGCTCAGCACAGTGGGCCACAACCCGGACCAAAACAGGTACGAGCTCATTAAAAAGGAAGAGGAAAAGCTCAGGATGGCGCTGAAGAACCAGGGGAAGACCAAGAAGACTGGCAGTGGCCGAGGTGCTGGCAGGAGTGCCAGCTATGCTGCTGATGCCTATAATGATGATGGTTCTGATGATGAAGGCGCTATTTCGCTGGCTGCTATTAAGAGCAAACATAAAAAAGGCGGTGCAGTTGCTACTAAAG tgTCTGCATCAAATATTTACTCGTCGGACGAAGAAGGATCTGACTTTGAAACAACCAGACCTCGGAAGAGTGTCAAAGGCAAGGTGTTGAAGGAATCTGATGAAGAATCTAATGCTAGTTCTAATAGTGGCTCTGAAAGCGGTGGAGATAATGAAAAGGCTGATGCTGATAGTGATTAG
- the LOC123263652 gene encoding another transcription unit protein isoform X6, with protein sequence MSSPRSQGSPARSYSSRSSGSKSRSPSPRSASPASNASNASVRSHQSNHSNHSNHSRSSRAASPGSRRSSPKSRHSNSRSRSRSRSRSASAASNNSNNRSSRSRSATPRSRSGSPRNDQGSPGSKKSRSRSRSGSRSRSASPGSNKGDRSRSGSPGSAKGDRSRSGSPVSAKSDRSRSGSPESPKNRSRSGSPGSPKNRSRSGSPGSPKNRSRSGSPGSPKDQRSRSGSPVSKPRGSKSPEGEAKSGYDSDEEVAKRKLADLEATESDVEAKKAKRHRALIDSDSEEETPAKTVKPTADALFGDASDISSDEEKKSPKSRSRSRSKSRSKSRSRSKSRSRSRSRSRSRSLSRGRSEERQEDPEDKEKEDEPEPPPETRIDVLIPKITTDLGKEIHFVKLPNFLSVETRPFDHETYEDEIDEEETLDEEGRARLKLKVENTIRWREEFGEDGKPVKESNARFVRWSDGSMSLHLGSEIFDVYKQPLQGDHNHLYIRQGTGLQGQAVFRTKLTFRPHSTDSFTHKKMTMSLADRSQKLQGIKVLSTVGHNPDQNRYELIKKEEEKLRMALKNQGKTKKTGSGRGAGRSASYAADAYNDDGSDDEGAISLAAIKSKHKKGGAVATKVSASNIYSSDEEGSDFETTRPRKSVKGKVLKESDEESNASSNSGSESGGDNEKADADSD encoded by the exons ATGTCGAGCCCAAGATCCCAAGGTTCTCCAGCGCGATCATACTCCAGCAGGTCCAGCGGCTCCAAGTCCAGGAGTCCAAGTCCAAGATCAGCGTCTCCAGCTTCAAACGCCTCGAACGCTTCTGTACGCAGCCACCAGAGCAACCACAGCAATCACAGCAACCACAGCCGCTCCAGCAGAGCAGCTTCTCCAGGAAGCAGACGGTCCTCACCCAAGAGCCGCCACTCAAACTCCAGGTCCAGGTCTAGATCAAGATCCAGGTCTGCTTCTGCAGCGAGTAATAATTCAAACAATCGCAGCTCTCGCAGCAGATCAGCGACTCCCAGGTCCAGGTCAGGAAGTCCCAGGAATGACCAAGGAAGTCCTGGAAGCAAGAAGTCCAGGTCCAGGTCTAGGTCTGGATCTAGGTCCAGGTCTGCTTCTCCAGGGAGTAATAAAGGAGACAGGTCTAGATCTGGGAGTCCTGGAAGTGCGAaag gtgATAGATCACGTTCAGGATCACCAGTAAGTGCCAAAAGTGATAGATCAAGATCCGGATCTCCAGAAAGTCCTAAAAATAGATCCAGATCTGGATCTCCAGGAAGTCCTAAAAATAGATCTAGATCAGGATCTCCAGGAAGTCCTAAAAATAGATCTAGATCAGGATCTCCAGGAA GTCCAAAAGATCAAAGATCAAGATCAGGATCTCCAGTGAGCAAGCCGAGAGGCTCAAAATCTCCAGAAGGAGAAGCAAAATCCGGATATGACAGCGATGAAGAAGTCGCTAAGCGAAAACTCGCCGACCTGGAAGCGACTGAGTCGGACGTGGAGGCAAAGAAAGCAAAGCGCCACCGAGCGTTGATCGACAGCGACTCCGAAGAAGAGACACCAGCGAAGACTGTCAAGCCAACAGCAGATGCGCTCTTCGGAGACGCTTCGGACATCAGCTCTGATGAGGAGAAAAAGTCTCCCAAGTCGAGGTCCAGGTCGAGGTCCAAGTCTAGGTCCAAGTCTAGATCCAGGTCCAAGTCTAGGTCAAGATCTAGGTCCAGGTCCAGGTCCAGGAGTCTCAGCCGTGGGCGCAGCGAGGAGCGCCAGGAAGACCCGGAGGACAAGGAGAAGGAAGACGAGCCTGAACCTCCGCCTGAGACCAGGATTGATGTCCTCATTCCGAAGATTACCACCGACCTTGGCAAGGAAATTCACTTTGTCAAGCTTCCTAATTTCTTGTCTGTTGAGACCAGGCCCTTTGACCATGAGACCTATGAGGATGAGATTGATGAAGAGGAGACCCTCGATGAGGAGGGTAGGGCCAGGTTGAAGCTCAAGGTCGAGAATACTATCAGGTGGAGGGAAGAGTTTGGGGAGGATGGCAAACCTGTCAAGGAAAGCAACGCTAGGTTTGTTAG ATGGTCAGATGGCAGCATGAGTCTCCACTTAGGTTCAGAAATCTTCGACGTGTACAAACAGCCGCTGCAGGGCGACCACAACCACCTGTACATCCGTCAAGGAACCGGTTTGCAAGGTCAAGCGGTCTTTAGGACAAAGTTGACCTTCAGACCGCACTCTACAGATTCCTTCACCCACAAGAAGATGACCATGTCTTTGGCCGACAGGTCCCAGAAGCTTCAGGGAATAAAAGTGCTCAGCACAGTGGGCCACAACCCGGACCAAAACAGGTACGAGCTCATTAAAAAGGAAGAGGAAAAGCTCAGGATGGCGCTGAAGAACCAGGGGAAGACCAAGAAGACTGGCAGTGGCCGAGGTGCTGGCAGGAGTGCCAGCTATGCTGCTGATGCCTATAATGATGATGGTTCTGATGATGAAGGCGCTATTTCGCTGGCTGCTATTAAGAGCAAACATAAAAAAGGCGGTGCAGTTGCTACTAAAG tgTCTGCATCAAATATTTACTCGTCGGACGAAGAAGGATCTGACTTTGAAACAACCAGACCTCGGAAGAGTGTCAAAGGCAAGGTGTTGAAGGAATCTGATGAAGAATCTAATGCTAGTTCTAATAGTGGCTCTGAAAGCGGTGGAGATAATGAAAAGGCTGATGCTGATAGTGATTAG